The following DNA comes from Neovison vison isolate M4711 chromosome 13, ASM_NN_V1, whole genome shotgun sequence.
TTCCTTTGTATACAAGCAGAGGCTTGGGTTTTTGCAGTTGAGAAGAGTTGAGGCACAGCATCAAAGAGAATAGAGGATGGTGAGTATCCTGGGGCAGGATGGGAGGTCAGCCAAAGACCAGCACCTATGAACAAGAGGCATCCAGGAACAAAACCACAGAACTCCAGGCTAACTTGTGAGACAGTTCACCCACTTCACCCCTCCCCTGAAGGACAGTTTTCCAGTGTCTTGCCTCCCTCATAGGAAACAGAGCTCTGGCTCCTGACTTTGGGTGATAGAGTACAAAGAACAGTTGCCAGAATTGGAGTGGGTTGGTATGTGTGAGTGGGAATGTGCCAACTGGCCAGACACCCTCATATTCCCTGCCCCGGACCTCAGGGAGGGGCCTGTGGCCACCAGCAAAGGTGAAACAAAAGGGGTGTAGACAGGGTTGACACCCTTAGGCCCCAGTCTTCAGGGATGCTTCAAGAGGCCAGTTGTTGatgatttgctttttatttcaatttcatttttatctttagatgTATTGAATGTCAAATACAGAATGCATTCTACTTTTACTATATAGTTATCCAATTTGGGGAAAATTGTAATGTGGGCGAGGAGAGAGGGTGCAAACAACCTAATTGCTCTGGGCACCATTTACCCTGACCACACTCCTGACCTCTAGTCAGAACTGATGCTCACTTTCCTGTTAGTCCCCAAATCTCTCTAGAAAGGTGGTGTCTCCCACGGTAGCATTTCCCTTAAGTATGTAAAGGAGTGTCCTTAAAGGTTAATATCTATCCCTCCTGCTGCGGTTTCACTGTTTTGTATGTAACTTCAGAGAAtgactctttatttattttttaaaagattttattcatttatttgatagagagagatcacaagtaggcagagaggcaagcagagagatggggggaagcaggctcccctctgagcagagagcctgatgcagggctcaatcccaggaccctgagatcatgacctgagccaaaggcagaggcttgaaccactgagccacccaggcaccccagaatcaCTCTTTAAAATCTCCTCATGAGTCCAGAATTTTCACGCTGACCCCACGAGGGGCTCATCACCATATTCTTCTAGTTATATTCTCCTTCCCGAGAACTCTGTCTTAGctatctttaacccactgagccacccaggcgccctgtcttagCTATCTTGAGCTTCTGTCCCTGAAGTCAGGAAAATACAGCCCTTGAGAATGACAGTAGGAGAGAAACAGGAGTCCTAAGCCTGAAGCAGAGACAATAAGTAGGGAGTTTGTGGTTCCGCTTCTATGAAATCTGCTCACCTCTCTCCTGAGCTCTGATCTTAAGAACAGGCAGGAGCCACAGACCACTCCCTCCCTTTGTAGTTACTACATAGAATCACAAAGAACTTGAGAGATACCTGAAGCAGGACCTGGAGAAAGTTAGGAAGAACCATGCCATCCACAGGAGGGCGCTGCACCCCCACGGGCTAGAGGGGACTGTCTGGGACCAACACCGTAAAGAGGTCAATCAAGGACAGCAAACCCCCTCTGCCTTGCTCCCAGCAGAGagcatctctccctcttcctaacTCTTGGGTTTCTCATGCTGACACAACTAtaggagagagacacacagtcaCCACCCACCTTCATACACCAGCTCCCAgcagatacacacacacttcAATTTCCTCCCAATTCTGAAGATTACCTTGCTAACAGTGTTTTCTGGCAAACGTGCTGAGTAGACCTGCCTTCCCTTCCATAATGTACAACAACACCTTtgtttggtttgttggtttgttcgTTTTAACTAGGcttcacacccaacatggggctcaaacttgcaaccctgagatcaacagtggAAAGCTCTATGGACTAaaccagccaagtgcccctcacAACAGCATCTCTTGCTGGTCAAGGCTGTTGTTCATTGGAGTTCTCTGCCTTTTCCCTCATGTTTTGTTTACCTAGGAGCTAACTGGTCCAGTGATTCCAAttatgctctttcttttctttagggtGGCATTTAAGCACTCTTCGCTGCCTGCCCTGCATGCGGTCACCCAACACCCTTGCCATCAATAACCAGCTCCAGAGCTCTGCAAGTCACTTAATACCCCTGCCCCCTTCTGATCCTGGCCTACTGCATTTAAAATAGACTCAGGCCTATGAGAGAGTGATGAAATGCTCAAGAGTCAATAACATATTCCATGCCTCACTTCCATGTCGGTGTGTCAGCACCAGACATCAAGCCGCATTATAGTCCTCAGCTCAGTTTCATTGAGGAAAGCATGTCATTGTCTGTGGAGGTTCTATAAAGTAACCCAGCAAGTGACCTTGTAATATTCCATCCATGGTACTCTTACTAATAACAATATAAAGTGCCTTCTCGTGTTTTACTTCTTGTGCCCCCAAGAGCCCAAGAATCAGCCTGCAACAGTCACAGTATCCAAAGTCCTCTCGATGAGTATTGTGCAGACTTGTTAAAACACTTCTCAGAGAACCACAAACATAATCTAATCAACACCCCATGTCCTTGGATTCATGAAGGAGGAGAACTCCTTAGAGGAAATCCTTCTTTGTCCTATTACTCTCCTGAAGGAGTCTTCAGACTGGCACCAACTATGAGCAAACCAACCTCTCTAGTAACTGGGTGAGGCCTGGCCTACTCATTGCACTGAACCATCTAAAATGGAATCTAGGTGCCCCCTAGGGAGGATCCTGCAGGAAGGTGATCACAAGATGTCCTTGGACACTTCGGTTAGCATTCCATACTCCCTTCTTAAGATCATGATGTCAATGACATCTCTGACATCCTATGGCATTTCTCAAGGATCTATAACCAATAAGAAAGTCTCGTAAGACCTAAGAAGCTCCTGTCTTCCCAAAACTTGGAAATACTACCAATGTCAAGGGCAATAACATCCTATTGAACTAGGGGCCCTTGACTCTGTAGTCACATAGGGACAGGGAGCCAGGTCCTATCTGAGAAGAGAGTGTGAGTTGGGTGGTaggctggggagaaggggcaTGATGCAGGCATACTCAGACAAAGAATGGCACTCAGTTCCTCTACAGTTTATTGTTACAGCAGAAGTCGTGGGACACAGGAGGGCACCCTTCCACACATAACACAGTGTGAGCCGATCCCCAAGATAGCCCTTCCCACCCCTATGCCAAGCCCCAAGCAGCCCTGCCCCAGCTtagctccctccccctcccactctagACACACACTGTCTAGACAACTACCAAAGTTAGTGCAGCCAATGGCCCCAGGCCCCTTCCTATTGCCCCAGCTCCAATCCTTCCCTCATACTTGTTCATTGCCCACCACTTCCCATTCCAACTTCCATTTCACATACCAGATGTTTCTATCTCATCCTGAGGACCACTAACCCACCAGAAAGCCTCCTCTGACACACATTCATTTAGGCCCATACTCTTCAGAGATCTGAAGTGTTAATGAAAAGCCGTATCAGCTTTGGTGAATGGAGTCCCAGCCTCAAGTCCCCTACTCTTGCAATGGGATAAGTAGGGAGAGTCTGATGGAGGCACCATGGGGCAACTACAACCACCTCTTATCCCTTGTCTATGGACACCTAGATtagggagagggaacacatgtCCTCTCCACCTTAACATGAAAATGAGGGAGAGGGATAATTTCGGGGTCTGGGTCCCTAAGAGATATTAGGACATCTCTCCCAGGATCTGAGGGGAATCACAGGTTAGAGGTCAAGGTTAGGGTAGCAATCAAAGATCAAGATCATCTCCCCACATGATCTGCCCATCTTTCCTTACTCTGGCCCAGTGCCCTATGCACCTCCCAGGTTAGTGCTGGGGGAGGTGAGGGCTGGGTCGTACACCAGGGCAACAAAGGTCATTCAACAGGAGACCTCCATGGTATGCCCCGGGGGCCCTGAAGGGAGAGTCCCAGACTCGCTGCTCTGGGAGAGGGTGCGAGAGCGGGACCGGTTGCCATCAATGGACGCCGCACTGGTCAGGGAGGCTGTGCGTGATCGTGACAGGCGAGTCATGCAGGATGATGCCACTGTAGAGACAGAAGCATaagtggcaggcagaaaggaggtgGGAAAGAGAGGCTGGCAACTCCTAGAGGGGTACTTGGGTGGGGATCAGAGTGACAAATGGGGATgcgggtgggggaggaaggggtccATGATTTGGCAGACGGTGGTAAGGTTCAGAACTAGCCTGAAATGGTTCCTCCCACTCAGTGCCCATCCCTCTTCCTGTGGAGCAATCTCTTGCTCTCACGATAGCCTCTGACCCCCATACTCACTGTAGCCCATGCCTTGCAGGAAGTACTTGAAGGCCTCGGTCAGCTTGCCTGGCTGTGGAAATAAGATGAGCAAAGGCGGACAGACAATGAGATGAGGTTCGAAGCCAAGATGGAGCCCAAGACCATGGCGGGTTAGGGGTGGGGTGAGTGGCAAAGAGTATAGTTCAGTGCCGCTAACATCCCGTCTCATAGAGGTCAGTGGTACTCACCTGAGTCAGCTGGGGCTGACCTCCAGAGTCGGCCATCTGGTCAGGAGATGGAGACATCCATACAGAAGAAGtgatacacacataaatacaagCAGCCATGCCAAGAGGTAGGAAAGGTTCTCTCTTCCCTAGCTTCCCCACTCCAGGCCCCGAGGGTTTGTGGTCTTTATCCACCCTGCCTGCTCCTGTGCGGGACCTTGAAGGCCTAGAAGCTGAACCTAGAGAGATCTATGTTTCCAGATAGGGGGCCAGGAGTCAGGTGGGGCCAGGAGTCAGGCAGCACCTGGAGTAGGGTCACTCACCTTGAGAAAAGAGGTCTGGGTGGGGTCCAGCTTTGAGTTACACTCCACCTAGTGTAAGCAGGAAGCTGAATGAATAGCACTATACTCCCTGTGGCCTCTCCCATCCAAGGGACCCAGGGACCCGGACCATAGTTCCTTCCCCATCAGCCCCATACCCATTTTGTTCTTGGGCCCCACAGTCGCTCTCCCAGTTCCAAACAGAGCCTCTTGGCAAGATACCCCTCTGACCACCGGCCAAGGACTCCAACCCTCCCTTGCCCACCCCAAAATTGTCTACTGACCACTGCATCTTCATGGGGTGCTTGATCTCCTACCACCAGCATCACAGGGCACCTAGAGGCATAGTGTCAGGGAGAAAGTAAGCCCCCACtattccctcccctgcctcccacaaGAGCAGCTGGAAATTGTTCGGCTCCAAAGAGCAAACAGTCTTCTGAACCCCACTAACCCCCAGACAACCCAAAAGGGTAAGACTAGAAGGTGGAATTTGCTTCCTAGGATAAGGTGGGAGGTGACGAGAAAATTCCCTGTTAAAACACTCTCCTTCTTCTAAAGAATGTAAGCATCTAGGGAATatccagggagggagacaaagcttTACTCTTAAAGTCTTACTTGAAGGTGACAGCACCTCCACGCTCAAGGTTCAGGTCTCGGCGACTAGAAAGGGGTtcaaagaagagcagaaattttAGGCAGTTCCTTCACTGAGGAAGCTGTCTTCCTTCCAAAAATTATAGTCACCTATTAATAACTGAAAGTGGGAACCAAAGGGGAAAGTGGCCGCAGGCCTCAAATCCCTGCAGCCACTTGGAACCCAAGTCCCTGGCTAGAGGGCAGTGAAGGCAGAGGAATCATCTCTCTTCTGGGAATCCAAAAACCCAAGGGAAGTAAACAAGAAAAAGGGGGACAGCTCCTTACAATTCATCCCATGGGGTCTGGCCCACAGCTGCCCCGGTTGTGCAGCAGACCCTGCCCTCCCTGTGATTGATCTGTGTGATTCCCCAatctccctgtcctcctcccccccccGTGACCCGCGGCTGCTGCTTCTACCTTGCTCCCCCGTGCGCACACACGCACCACACACTCACTTGTTGTAGCTGTTCCAGTAAAGTTCAATGTTCTCCAGGTTGGGTGCATGTGTAATGATATTTCTGTACTTCTGTACTAACTCAGAATTTCCAGAGAGCTCCtcctgaaggaaagaaaagggagaaataggGTTGAGAAGAGACGTCACCAGTTACGGAACGAGAAGAAGAAgccttctttcttctccagatCCTATCCCATCTAAAGAAGTTGCTCCAAGCATTCAAGCCCCTGTCAGTCCCCTCCACTTCTTCCACCTTCCACTACCACTTACCTGGCTGAAAAGATGTCCAAGGATCATCTCCGGAATGGAAGAGGTAAGACCTGTTAGCTATGAGGAAAGGGCAGGTGAGCAAGCTCAGAATACTATGAGGAGAAGGGACCCAGGCTAAAAAGTCACACGTCTTTCCTGCTCCGCTCCCCTTCCCAAGAGGGCCCTCCCACCCTGGACCTCAACACACAGGCCCCTCCAAACCTTGTGGGCTGCCCAATCCATCCAACCCTTGGCATTGGGATCAATGTTGATGAGGACAAGACCCTCGACCGTATCTGGGTGGG
Coding sequences within:
- the NDRG2 gene encoding protein NDRG2 isoform X1; this encodes MAELQEVQITEEKPLLPGQTPEMAKEAELAARILLDQGQTHSVETPYGSVTFTVYGTPKPKRPAILTYHDVGLNYKSCFQPLFQFGDMQEIIQNFVRVHVDAPGMEEGAPVFPLGYQYPSLDQLADMIPCILQYLNFSTIIGVGVGAGAYILSRYALTHPDTVEGLVLINIDPNAKGWMDWAAHKLTGLTSSIPEMILGHLFSQEELSGNSELVQKYRNIITHAPNLENIELYWNSYNNRRDLNLERGGAVTFKCPVMLVVGDQAPHEDAVVECNSKLDPTQTSFLKMADSGGQPQLTQPGKLTEAFKYFLQGMGYMASSCMTRLSRSRTASLTSAASIDGNRSRSRTLSQSSESGTLPSGPPGHTMEVSC
- the NDRG2 gene encoding protein NDRG2 isoform X2 translates to MAELQEVQITEEKPLLPGQTPEMAKTHSVETPYGSVTFTVYGTPKPKRPAILTYHDVGLNYKSCFQPLFQFGDMQEIIQNFVRVHVDAPGMEEGAPVFPLGYQYPSLDQLADMIPCILQYLNFSTIIGVGVGAGAYILSRYALTHPDTVEGLVLINIDPNAKGWMDWAAHKLTGLTSSIPEMILGHLFSQEELSGNSELVQKYRNIITHAPNLENIELYWNSYNNRRDLNLERGGAVTFKCPVMLVVGDQAPHEDAVVECNSKLDPTQTSFLKMADSGGQPQLTQPGKLTEAFKYFLQGMGYMASSCMTRLSRSRTASLTSAASIDGNRSRSRTLSQSSESGTLPSGPPGHTMEVSC
- the NDRG2 gene encoding protein NDRG2 isoform X3, which translates into the protein MGPPNPNAQRYSPTMMWDSTPLFQFGDMQEIIQNFVRVHVDAPGMEEGAPVFPLGYQYPSLDQLADMIPCILQYLNFSTIIGVGVGAGAYILSRYALTHPDTVEGLVLINIDPNAKGWMDWAAHKLTGLTSSIPEMILGHLFSQEELSGNSELVQKYRNIITHAPNLENIELYWNSYNNRRDLNLERGGAVTFKCPVMLVVGDQAPHEDAVVECNSKLDPTQTSFLKMADSGGQPQLTQPGKLTEAFKYFLQGMGYMASSCMTRLSRSRTASLTSAASIDGNRSRSRTLSQSSESGTLPSGPPGHTMEVSC